One Anaerolineales bacterium DNA window includes the following coding sequences:
- a CDS encoding methyltransferase domain-containing protein — MKSREFFATGVQENESQLEFLRTIHLNPDRPRALDFGYGIGRLTQPLAIHFKEIIGVDIAPLMLKLAG, encoded by the coding sequence TTGAAATCCCGCGAGTTCTTCGCTACCGGTGTTCAGGAAAACGAATCTCAGCTGGAATTTCTTCGGACAATACATTTGAATCCGGATCGGCCGCGCGCGCTGGATTTTGGATATGGAATCGGAAGATTGACCCAGCCCTTGGCTATCCATTTTAAGGAAATAATCGGCGTAGACATTGCGCCCTTGATGTTGAAACTGGCCGGGTAG
- a CDS encoding glycosyltransferase: MKDYAEEIERNEIDYMDSADAIVAASEVLTKKIRSLTNKPIHFIPNGVDLKNFRGTSEAHQRVKRVVSRSIIGILGNHDRAAELHKVIDAVHLLSKSRLVFIIAGRGKAIPEIRSRIRREKLKNIKFLPQVPLSSAPRVVSSFDVGLCPYLKSGGADASSPMRLLMYSAAGLPTVCTELTEIRNMDFPNVIMVRDDHRALADGILHGLTLPRLSPKKIQKYDIYKLAIRYEKVLEGKERSETREEV; the protein is encoded by the coding sequence ATGAAAGACTACGCCGAGGAAATCGAAAGAAACGAGATCGACTATATGGATTCGGCGGATGCCATCGTAGCCGCCAGCGAAGTCCTCACAAAGAAGATCCGATCCCTGACCAACAAACCAATCCATTTCATTCCCAATGGCGTGGACTTAAAAAATTTCAGAGGCACTTCAGAAGCACACCAACGAGTAAAACGAGTGGTGTCCAGATCAATCATCGGGATTTTAGGCAATCACGATAGGGCGGCGGAATTGCATAAAGTCATCGATGCCGTTCACTTGCTTTCGAAGTCTAGGCTGGTTTTCATCATCGCCGGACGTGGAAAAGCGATTCCGGAGATTCGTTCCCGAATTCGTCGGGAGAAGTTAAAAAATATAAAATTCCTCCCTCAAGTGCCGTTGTCGAGTGCGCCCAGAGTTGTCAGTTCCTTTGACGTCGGACTTTGTCCATACCTAAAATCGGGCGGCGCCGATGCGAGCAGCCCGATGCGGTTATTGATGTATTCAGCCGCGGGTCTACCAACGGTTTGCACAGAATTAACCGAAATCCGGAATATGGATTTTCCTAATGTCATAATGGTCCGTGATGATCATCGGGCACTTGCAGATGGAATACTCCATGGATTGACCCTTCCGCGTCTTTCCCCAAAAAAGATACAGAAATATGATATATATAAACTCGCTATACGGTATGAAAAGGTTTTAGAGGGGAAGGAACGGAGCGAAACCAGAGAGGAAGTATGA
- a CDS encoding class I SAM-dependent methyltransferase encodes MSSSVTNDFYNDRPLEKPTDLTWGLLHASLPLLEAINGKKFLDIGCNDGEKTLPVSRCLSAGQVVGVDLAFSPLRKAKGREIQVVLFDLNQKAALPFQRETFSCIYVGEVIEHVFSPDMLLSEIYRILQPGGYAVITTPNLASWRNRLVLLLGWQPFSTEVSTRIRVGNPRVSAGVPAGHIRMFTARALMEFVNYYGLGVEKIVGWGPGKPHDLLTFIFSLVDGIARRFFPSLCDEILLKVRKIPTEFT; translated from the coding sequence ATGAGCAGTTCAGTGACAAATGATTTCTACAATGACCGCCCCCTGGAAAAGCCGACCGACCTAACCTGGGGTTTATTACATGCCAGCTTGCCGTTGCTGGAAGCGATCAATGGAAAAAAATTTCTAGATATTGGGTGCAACGATGGGGAAAAAACCCTTCCCGTGTCTCGTTGCCTATCGGCGGGACAGGTTGTCGGAGTGGACTTGGCTTTTTCTCCCCTCCGCAAAGCCAAAGGGCGGGAGATCCAGGTTGTTCTGTTCGACCTGAACCAGAAGGCCGCTCTTCCTTTTCAAAGAGAAACCTTTAGTTGCATATATGTTGGCGAAGTAATCGAACATGTATTTTCTCCAGACATGCTGCTTTCGGAAATCTATAGGATATTACAACCAGGGGGGTACGCAGTAATCACGACTCCAAATTTGGCGTCCTGGCGCAATAGGTTGGTTCTACTTCTGGGATGGCAACCTTTCAGCACCGAAGTAAGTACCAGAATCCGAGTAGGAAATCCGCGTGTTTCGGCTGGCGTACCAGCTGGGCATATCCGGATGTTTACGGCTAGGGCTTTGATGGAATTTGTCAATTATTATGGGTTAGGTGTCGAAAAAATCGTAGGATGGGGGCCGGGAAAACCCCATGATTTACTGACGTTTATATTCTCTCTTGTGGACGGAATTGCCAGGAGATTTTTCCCTTCGCTCTGTGATGAAATATTACTAAAGGTCAGGAAAATCCCTACCGAATTCACATAA
- a CDS encoding oligosaccharide flippase family protein, whose translation MQTISMIPNLGSNNYFRIIIRGIGIAFVIQIFGTAIGYLAQIILAQWIGVEEYGRFTFIVAWTQAFAFLALMGFDIGVLRLIPEYLFRKEVGYLHGLLRWSRVLALSVGIVLALISTAVLMVFRGRQPGWSVFLWGSPLVPLVAVTEIQTQILRSKSRIAQAYGPPLLLQPLLFLTITTVLLFFSKSLTGESAVLSFSASFLLILVLQAWFIKREFYYSMPKVPIRFSIPQWMRVTLPLLMISFFAIALLKVDTIMVGFLLDIDEVGIYTAAYRTATIVGFSLMATNAIVAPLIGMSYAKKDLLGMQEIVRMATLGGFSLAILLGSGILGLSQVLLRGFGEEFLRGQSVLLILIIGQIFNVGAGPVGLLLMITGHEREPLRVFGWSAAINFLLCLILIPVGGIIGAAFASATCTMIWNIWLCFRVTALIKIQPSIFSALRWYALRK comes from the coding sequence ATGCAAACCATCTCGATGATTCCAAACCTGGGATCGAACAATTATTTTCGAATAATAATCCGTGGGATTGGAATCGCGTTCGTTATCCAAATTTTCGGCACCGCAATCGGCTACCTAGCTCAAATTATCCTCGCCCAGTGGATCGGAGTAGAAGAATACGGAAGATTTACGTTCATTGTCGCATGGACCCAGGCGTTCGCTTTCCTCGCCTTGATGGGCTTCGACATTGGGGTGTTGCGATTAATCCCGGAATATCTATTTCGAAAAGAAGTGGGTTATCTGCACGGTCTCCTGAGGTGGAGCAGGGTTTTGGCGCTGTCGGTCGGGATTGTCCTGGCACTTATTTCGACAGCCGTGCTTATGGTTTTTAGAGGGAGACAACCCGGATGGTCAGTTTTTCTTTGGGGTTCCCCGCTAGTCCCCTTGGTGGCGGTGACAGAGATCCAAACACAAATCCTACGCAGCAAATCCAGGATCGCACAGGCATACGGTCCGCCATTGCTGCTTCAACCCCTTCTCTTTCTCACAATAACCACAGTGCTTTTGTTTTTTTCGAAATCGTTGACCGGAGAATCTGCCGTCTTGTCTTTTTCCGCCTCCTTTCTCTTAATCCTTGTTCTACAAGCCTGGTTCATAAAACGGGAATTCTACTACTCGATGCCGAAAGTACCTATCCGATTCTCCATCCCGCAATGGATGCGTGTCACGCTACCTTTATTGATGATTTCTTTCTTTGCTATTGCTCTGCTCAAGGTGGATACGATCATGGTTGGTTTCTTGTTGGATATAGATGAGGTGGGTATTTACACCGCTGCATACCGGACGGCGACGATCGTCGGATTTTCTCTTATGGCCACGAATGCCATCGTCGCGCCCCTAATCGGAATGTCTTATGCAAAAAAAGACTTACTCGGAATGCAGGAAATTGTGCGAATGGCCACACTCGGTGGGTTTAGCTTGGCGATCCTTTTAGGAAGCGGAATTCTCGGGTTGAGCCAGGTGTTGCTGCGGGGGTTTGGAGAGGAATTTCTCCGGGGGCAATCCGTGTTATTAATCCTGATTATAGGTCAAATCTTCAATGTCGGCGCGGGGCCCGTAGGACTTCTCCTAATGATCACAGGGCACGAAAGGGAGCCTTTGCGTGTTTTCGGATGGAGTGCGGCGATAAATTTCCTCTTGTGTCTTATCCTGATTCCCGTCGGAGGGATTATCGGCGCCGCCTTCGCATCGGCGACATGCACAATGATATGGAACATCTGGCTTTGTTTCCGCGTTACGGCCTTAATTAAAATCCAACCTTCGATCTTCTCGGCCTTGAGGTGGTATGCACTCCGAAAATGA
- a CDS encoding sulfotransferase: MHSENEFITGLPNFLILGAPRSGTTTIYQNLRSHPEVFMGPVKEPMFFILEGEKTPEYLALVPNAVTEWETYRRLFQGAGKAKAIGEASTFYLFSKKAASRIRHRIRSAKFIAILRNPADRAFSHFLHNRIEGIEPLENFLEALEAEEERRRKGWFMYYYYRDAGFYGKQINCYFSKFSKDQFLFLSFDELTKSPDTMYKKIFRFLGVYDSIRIPRQIRYNPSGTPKNRRWSEFLRKPNPIKNIFKQFLPQTIQYNLFTKLNGWNLSKPVLQENIRRELIEEYRNDIVETQKLTGLDLSSWLLE; the protein is encoded by the coding sequence ATGCACTCCGAAAATGAGTTCATTACCGGTCTCCCTAATTTTCTGATTCTTGGGGCGCCACGGTCCGGAACGACTACGATATATCAAAACCTGCGCAGTCATCCGGAAGTGTTTATGGGTCCGGTTAAAGAACCCATGTTCTTCATCTTGGAGGGAGAAAAAACACCGGAATACCTGGCTTTGGTTCCGAATGCCGTTACCGAATGGGAAACATACCGCAGATTGTTTCAAGGTGCGGGAAAAGCTAAAGCAATCGGCGAAGCGTCAACCTTTTATCTGTTCAGTAAAAAAGCGGCGAGCCGGATTAGGCACCGTATCCGGAGTGCAAAGTTTATTGCTATCCTTCGGAATCCTGCAGATCGAGCGTTTTCGCATTTTCTTCATAACCGGATAGAGGGGATAGAACCCCTTGAAAATTTTCTAGAAGCATTGGAAGCCGAAGAGGAGCGGAGGAGGAAAGGCTGGTTTATGTATTATTACTACCGGGATGCTGGTTTCTATGGAAAACAGATTAATTGTTATTTTTCAAAATTCTCAAAGGATCAGTTTCTGTTTCTTTCGTTCGATGAATTAACGAAGTCGCCCGATACCATGTACAAGAAAATATTCCGTTTTTTGGGAGTGTACGACAGTATCCGGATTCCCCGCCAAATTCGATATAATCCGTCGGGAACGCCGAAAAATAGGCGATGGTCCGAGTTCCTCCGTAAACCGAACCCGATAAAAAATATTTTCAAGCAATTCCTTCCGCAGACGATCCAATATAATCTCTTTACAAAATTGAATGGATGGAATTTATCCAAGCCGGTTCTGCAGGAGAATATCCGTCGGGAGCTGATAGAGGAATATCGGAACGATATCGTAGAAACACAGAAACTCACTGGATTGGATCTCTCATCTTGGCTTTTAGAATAA
- a CDS encoding glycosyltransferase family 4 protein → MRIGIVAYGLDRPLTGIGRYTIELVRALQRSKQAPEIVLLAAGKPGNLEAEGFTIIRLPACRYLPALLTLGNFWIAFWARRLNLDLVHDPNGVAPFLLDVGKACCVATLHDVIPWVCPGNSRLLEDLIYRYWLPNRIRRLHAVITISSNSRRDILRYLPARSESLHIVPYGLPACFQKRASEAEIRNLKNKIGITSPYVLYVGALESRKNIPRLLEAFAKIHHRNRNLSLILAGPTLDPQGKIEKAIRRLGLADHVIRLGPVNDEDLPALYAGAQIFTFPSLYEGFGLPPLEAMASGTPVVCSNSSSLPEVVGDAAILVNPYEIQEWASAMQTALSNSRVRNGLRERGFIQVKKFTWEHAAQKTLEVYHAVMQRKPALSTKSLHSDSKNPEMKKDDLA, encoded by the coding sequence ATGCGAATCGGTATCGTCGCCTACGGCCTTGACCGTCCGCTAACCGGTATTGGTCGATACACGATTGAATTGGTCCGAGCGCTTCAAAGATCAAAACAGGCGCCAGAAATCGTGCTATTGGCAGCAGGAAAGCCCGGGAACTTGGAAGCGGAAGGATTTACGATAATTCGACTGCCGGCTTGCAGATATTTACCGGCTTTATTGACGTTGGGAAATTTCTGGATCGCATTTTGGGCGCGGCGATTGAATCTTGACCTGGTCCATGATCCCAACGGAGTAGCTCCTTTCTTACTGGATGTGGGAAAGGCCTGTTGCGTCGCGACTTTACATGATGTTATTCCCTGGGTTTGCCCTGGCAACAGCAGGTTGTTAGAAGACCTCATTTACCGGTATTGGTTGCCCAATCGGATCCGGCGTCTTCACGCAGTCATTACCATAAGCAGTAACTCAAGGAGAGATATCCTTAGATATTTGCCTGCGCGATCGGAATCCTTGCATATCGTTCCATACGGTCTTCCTGCCTGCTTTCAGAAACGGGCTTCGGAAGCTGAAATCCGTAATCTGAAAAATAAAATCGGGATTACTTCGCCGTATGTTTTATACGTCGGCGCGTTGGAGTCACGCAAAAACATTCCGAGACTTCTTGAGGCATTTGCGAAAATTCACCATCGAAACCGGAATCTATCGTTGATATTGGCCGGACCTACCCTGGACCCACAAGGGAAGATTGAAAAAGCGATACGCCGTCTGGGGCTTGCAGATCATGTGATTCGTCTCGGCCCTGTGAACGATGAGGATCTTCCAGCACTTTACGCGGGGGCGCAGATTTTCACCTTCCCCTCTCTATATGAAGGATTTGGATTGCCGCCCCTGGAAGCCATGGCAAGCGGGACGCCCGTGGTTTGCTCCAATTCCTCATCGCTTCCGGAAGTGGTCGGAGATGCGGCGATTCTGGTTAATCCTTATGAGATCCAGGAGTGGGCAAGCGCCATGCAAACTGCTTTATCAAATTCTAGAGTCCGTAATGGACTACGGGAAAGAGGTTTTATCCAAGTTAAAAAATTCACATGGGAACACGCTGCCCAAAAGACGCTAGAAGTATACCACGCGGTAATGCAAAGGAAGCCGGCCTTGTCAACTAAAAGCTTACATTCGGATTCGAAAAATCCGGAAATGAAAAAGGATGATCTTGCTTAA
- a CDS encoding DUF1616 domain-containing protein, with amino-acid sequence MNRIFSRDFFLLFLVLSVWIIISASGAWIFSQPIFFIRAMIGIVIVLFFPGYAIQAALFPNPKDLDGWTRLTFSFGFSIIIIPPLAIICDAANFGINITTIVTGILLVFLVGTAVAVIVRIRQPLEYRERMIGERPTCSWWISGKRNDRILQVLLLSAGLIASVSAFYMYAYPPVESSTEFYLQGISIPAPENPRLVYLNEEFWVELGIVNHEGLASEYNVTFYDDQGQILGKIGPIFLVDDEMWQGGIYITMTQVGDHQRILILLERVDSPWPYRSLRLWVNIVEKNNNFNQQET; translated from the coding sequence ATGAACCGAATTTTCTCTCGGGACTTTTTTCTTCTATTTCTTGTTCTCTCGGTGTGGATTATAATCTCAGCATCGGGCGCATGGATATTCTCACAACCCATCTTTTTCATTCGGGCTATGATCGGGATCGTCATAGTCCTTTTTTTTCCGGGCTATGCCATTCAAGCTGCTCTCTTCCCCAATCCAAAGGATCTCGACGGTTGGACACGCCTGACCTTTTCTTTCGGATTTAGCATCATCATCATTCCCCCGTTGGCGATTATTTGCGACGCAGCCAATTTTGGAATAAATATTACGACGATAGTGACAGGTATCCTACTGGTTTTCTTAGTCGGGACGGCAGTTGCGGTGATTGTACGCATCCGCCAACCACTCGAATACAGAGAACGTATGATTGGGGAAAGACCAACTTGTAGCTGGTGGATTTCAGGAAAAAGAAACGATCGAATTTTACAGGTTCTGCTTTTGTCAGCCGGTCTCATCGCGTCGGTTTCGGCATTCTATATGTATGCATATCCACCGGTCGAATCTTCTACGGAATTCTATCTTCAGGGCATTTCGATTCCCGCGCCGGAAAATCCACGATTGGTGTATTTGAATGAGGAATTCTGGGTCGAATTAGGAATCGTCAATCATGAAGGTCTAGCAAGCGAATATAATGTCACTTTTTACGATGACCAAGGACAGATCCTAGGAAAAATCGGACCGATATTTTTGGTGGACGACGAGATGTGGCAAGGAGGAATTTACATCACCATGACGCAGGTCGGCGATCATCAACGAATTCTTATTTTACTAGAACGTGTCGACTCCCCTTGGCCTTACCGTTCCTTGCGGCTTTGGGTAAACATAGTGGAAAAGAACAATAATTTCAACCAACAAGAAACATAG
- a CDS encoding CPBP family intramembrane metalloprotease, with the protein MNDRSNHRMTWVNTARRHLMGTEGQYQAVVLFYLCVITLSEVVTTMGDAHYGMFFHCVVLVLLLMHSALVYRRILRRFLVLLSLAPLIRILSLSLPLAILGLPVIYWYMVIGGLLFIAAFVGGKITEFKGRRIGWSLRAWPAQLAMGICGFGLGYIEYLILNPGPLAEYVTWEDIITAAFILLVFTGLLEEYIFRGLLQSASMQLLGQRGLVYVAVLFSILHLGYHSFMDLLFVLFVGLLFGWWVWRTHSLLGASLAHGIANISLYVLFPLLLNKSALPVASVQPEQISLSPVATVLTSETPMKELAYPVSEILVDNEDQGFVFSGDDLWLDLTDGFGGSFRWLYASQASPSVVVSWIPSFTGCGMYRVDAFIPSGRGLTESARYVIRHRAGSQELTVDQAKYAGSWAPLGNFTFLSKSPVIVQLSNWTGEDQKLFRWVSFDAIRWKLLKPCS; encoded by the coding sequence ATGAACGATCGTTCTAATCATCGGATGACTTGGGTAAACACAGCACGACGTCACCTGATGGGGACCGAAGGACAATATCAAGCCGTTGTATTGTTTTATTTATGTGTCATCACGCTTTCCGAAGTAGTAACAACCATGGGGGACGCACATTATGGCATGTTTTTCCATTGTGTTGTCCTCGTACTACTGCTAATGCATAGTGCACTCGTGTACCGGCGAATTCTACGGAGATTTCTTGTCCTTCTATCCTTGGCTCCGTTAATCCGTATCCTGAGTCTATCCCTTCCTTTGGCTATACTGGGTTTGCCGGTGATATATTGGTATATGGTGATCGGTGGTCTTCTCTTTATTGCCGCGTTCGTTGGCGGGAAGATTACAGAATTCAAGGGGCGTCGCATCGGATGGTCTTTACGGGCATGGCCTGCCCAATTAGCGATGGGGATTTGCGGTTTCGGATTAGGATATATTGAATATCTGATATTAAATCCGGGTCCGTTGGCTGAATATGTAACTTGGGAGGATATTATCACAGCGGCGTTCATCTTGCTTGTATTTACTGGCTTACTGGAAGAATATATCTTCCGGGGTTTATTGCAATCTGCATCGATGCAGCTCTTGGGGCAAAGAGGATTGGTGTATGTTGCTGTTCTCTTTTCAATTCTACATCTGGGGTACCACTCATTTATGGATCTTCTATTTGTTCTATTCGTCGGATTATTGTTCGGGTGGTGGGTTTGGAGAACGCATTCTTTACTTGGTGCATCCTTGGCACATGGCATTGCGAATATAAGTTTGTATGTTTTATTTCCGCTCTTATTGAACAAAAGCGCCTTACCGGTTGCCTCGGTACAACCGGAACAAATATCTCTTTCCCCTGTCGCCACCGTTCTAACAAGCGAAACGCCCATGAAGGAATTGGCATACCCTGTATCGGAAATACTGGTCGACAATGAGGATCAAGGATTCGTTTTTTCCGGAGATGACTTATGGCTAGATCTAACCGATGGTTTTGGAGGAAGTTTTCGGTGGTTGTATGCTTCCCAAGCCTCACCAAGCGTTGTGGTATCGTGGATTCCTAGCTTTACGGGTTGTGGAATGTACCGGGTTGACGCCTTCATCCCAAGTGGACGAGGATTGACGGAATCCGCTCGGTATGTAATCCGCCATCGTGCTGGAAGCCAAGAACTTACGGTCGACCAAGCCAAATACGCCGGGTCGTGGGCGCCGCTTGGTAATTTTACATTCCTTTCTAAAAGTCCCGTTATCGTCCAATTATCCAACTGGACGGGGGAGGATCAGAAACTTTTCCGATGGGTAAGTTTCGATGCAATCCGTTGGAAATTGTTGAAGCCTTGCTCATAA
- a CDS encoding LCP family protein — MPKKRKWIILGIIIASLFLFGCCVTLGYVFWNSPLGEPLEIVTEQKPSSGEDILNQEVDVFPSPHPIQTQANVQMATNCGESGSMNILVLGIAPSDFPGPNGPLDVRIIQIDFSRKKTTVFYFPRDLWIPVVGLESLGFAQTRLGEVYLIARSNGGYSVSAATITVAQNLYSNFNATSHHYITASMSTLADIIDVVGGIDITIPTSYDGTPYGFHYFPAGLQHMNGQLAMEYAIAPSPTHQWTALDRKNLVLIALFQKIFSPAVVPNIPALISQFQQIISTDLSPQQIVNLICISQEIPQSEITVTGVGPTDVAMGASGVLYPNFDAIREKVRLFIAV; from the coding sequence ATGCCCAAGAAACGCAAATGGATAATACTAGGAATTATCATTGCATCTCTCTTTCTATTTGGATGCTGCGTTACTTTAGGGTATGTATTCTGGAATTCCCCTTTGGGAGAACCATTGGAAATCGTCACGGAACAAAAACCATCTTCAGGAGAAGATATATTGAATCAGGAGGTGGATGTTTTTCCCTCTCCGCATCCGATTCAAACACAAGCAAATGTTCAAATGGCCACTAATTGCGGGGAGTCCGGTTCGATGAATATTCTGGTATTAGGTATCGCGCCATCCGATTTTCCCGGTCCGAATGGACCATTAGACGTTCGAATTATACAAATAGATTTCAGCCGGAAAAAGACGACGGTGTTCTACTTCCCCAGGGATCTTTGGATTCCAGTCGTGGGATTAGAAAGCCTCGGCTTCGCCCAGACGAGATTGGGGGAGGTATACCTCATCGCGAGAAGCAACGGTGGATATTCGGTTTCCGCCGCGACTATTACCGTAGCGCAGAATCTATATTCCAATTTTAATGCGACGAGCCACCACTACATCACCGCCAGTATGTCCACCTTGGCGGATATTATCGATGTCGTTGGCGGAATAGATATAACGATACCCACATCTTATGACGGCACCCCGTATGGATTTCATTATTTTCCAGCCGGATTGCAGCATATGAATGGGCAATTAGCGATGGAATATGCCATCGCACCATCGCCTACGCATCAATGGACGGCATTGGATCGGAAAAACTTGGTGTTGATCGCCCTATTCCAGAAGATATTCTCACCCGCCGTAGTTCCGAACATTCCCGCCCTGATATCTCAATTCCAACAAATCATATCGACCGATCTCAGCCCTCAACAAATAGTGAACCTGATCTGTATTTCCCAAGAGATCCCGCAATCAGAAATAACCGTTACGGGTGTGGGGCCTACAGATGTCGCTATGGGCGCCAGCGGTGTTTTATATCCTAATTTTGACGCAATCCGTGAAAAAGTAAGACTATTCATCGCTGTATAA
- a CDS encoding SGNH/GDSL hydrolase family protein, with protein MRNFQRLCHPIAAAGYLFLFVVAGCASSFGSNPTSPAVVSSLGGGPTVPPPTATFTRTAPPTPTATPTSTPKWPLTLVFYGDSLLKIGEVRREAKWSYSFVDFLQAMLDPAYEMITANYGGRDAAWAAENLQVAVLSYQPDLVTLWWGFNDLLGCGGFFSTKTNKVIPEYLDTLVRRHIDGLRKQADLLLEQGASVMVLTSIPIDGKLPWTHFDENGQLVWEWNHLCDYNLGLERLASAQRELAEGYAAEGKAVFLVDLWRLFVEHEGVSGMYLDLMHPGPVGAYLIAEEWIRIFGETGSLLLFR; from the coding sequence ATGAGGAATTTCCAAAGACTTTGTCATCCAATCGCCGCGGCGGGGTATCTCTTTTTGTTCGTGGTGGCCGGCTGCGCTTCAAGCTTCGGCTCCAACCCTACTTCGCCGGCCGTTGTCTCCAGCCTTGGCGGCGGCCCGACCGTTCCGCCGCCGACGGCGACCTTCACCCGAACCGCCCCGCCGACTCCGACGGCGACGCCCACCTCCACGCCCAAGTGGCCGTTGACCTTGGTTTTCTACGGTGACAGCCTGCTGAAAATCGGGGAGGTCCGCCGGGAGGCGAAATGGAGCTATTCTTTTGTCGATTTTCTGCAGGCCATGCTGGATCCGGCCTATGAGATGATCACGGCCAATTACGGAGGGCGGGATGCGGCCTGGGCGGCGGAAAACCTCCAAGTCGCCGTCCTATCCTACCAGCCGGATTTGGTCACGTTGTGGTGGGGATTCAACGACCTGCTTGGATGCGGCGGCTTCTTCAGTACGAAGACCAACAAGGTGATTCCGGAGTATCTGGATACTCTGGTCCGGCGCCACATCGACGGCCTGCGCAAGCAGGCGGACCTCCTGCTGGAACAAGGGGCTTCGGTCATGGTTCTGACGTCCATTCCGATCGACGGGAAATTGCCGTGGACGCACTTTGACGAAAACGGCCAGTTGGTTTGGGAATGGAACCACTTGTGCGATTACAACCTCGGTTTGGAGCGCTTGGCCTCGGCCCAGCGGGAATTGGCGGAAGGATATGCGGCCGAAGGGAAAGCCGTATTTCTCGTGGATCTGTGGCGGTTGTTCGTCGAGCACGAGGGCGTCAGCGGCATGTATCTCGACCTGATGCATCCCGGGCCGGTGGGCGCCTACCTTATCGCCGAGGAGTGGATCCGGATTTTCGGAGAAACAGGGTCTTTGCTTCTTTTCCGTTGA